The sequence below is a genomic window from Coffea arabica cultivar ET-39 chromosome 8e, Coffea Arabica ET-39 HiFi, whole genome shotgun sequence.
CCTTGTTCTTGGTGATTTCCTGGTGGAAAGCTCAGCAGTTTGCTGTTCCTCAACAGTTTGCTCAGCAGTTTGCTGTTCCTCAACAGTTTGCTCAGCAGTTTGCTGTTCCTCAATTTGCTCAACAGAAGGCTCAGCAGTTTGCCGTTTCTTTCTGGCAGACGATTTTCTTTTTCCACCACGAGTTTCTATTCCTTTTCTGGGTGATTTCATGGTGGAGGGCTCGACAATTTCAACATGTTCATCTCTAAGCCGGATAGTGCGTCCGGTACCAGCAGATCCTCCTCTTGTTCTAACCATGATAATATGCAGGATATTTTTGTTGTAGAGTATGATGCAAATGTGTATGAGATGGACTTAGAGTGCGGTATAGACTACAATGTATGCTTGAATCATCCAGAAGGAGTGAATTTTGAGTGACTAGGGTTTCGgctgaaaattgagatttatgTGATGGTTGGCAGTCAGAGGAAGTTATGAGGGCTAATGGACACTCAAGAGGGATGTGATGGTATTGGACAAATCAATTTCTTGGAGCTCGTTCAGAAGAGAgatgaatttttaaaatttgaaagtgggcGAAGAGGAAGGATTGCGTCAGAGATAACGGTTTAAAATGAACTGAATGAACGAGAGAACTGCTTTATAATACACAtattttgagtgtcggacggccAAACGAAAAGAAGCGTCCGATATCACCGTCCGAAATaaaattttctgaaaaaatGACTTAACACTGTCGGATGTCTGTTCAACAGGTATCAGACGTCTGATAAAGTGTGACCAGAGAATTTTCAGAAAGACTTTTCCAAAACacccaattttgttctcaaaaaTACAAACTGATCCACTGGAAGGGCTTTTGTAAGAATGTCAGCACCTGCTCTCAGCCAGGAGCCATACTGATTATCAATATTCCCTCCTGATGTTTCTTGCTGGTTGGTGCAAGTCCTTTCTCCATGACCCACAAATTCATAGTTATAGCAAAAATCAGAATATCTTTCATACTTAAATGCCACCCATTTCAAAGTACCCTCAGTttttgtggcgaccccactttccccaaaggcgaaccagagggttagcgggccgcctgcccaactctcgccaggactcacgcaagcattctaacccaaaacctttcgaagaataacctaatctattacaaaataATTCCTCCGAAGTAGGtcgtcactaaaaccacattaacttcagaaaTAGCAGTAATTTAAAATAGCCAAACGACGGCTCCTAAACATTTCACGCGTTG
It includes:
- the LOC113704731 gene encoding uncharacterized protein → MVRTRGGSAGTGRTIRLRDEHVEIVEPSTMKSPRKGIETRGGKRKSSARKKRQTAEPSVEQIEEQQTAEQTVEEQQTAEQTVEEQQTAELSTRKSPRTRSDVPTAQRSGKRKRPAKVQPEAQPEVEPNPLSKFIDDDVRERFELISQKGFITQRTILPSEFRKLDLEHVLKFFEFKK